Within Candidatus Hydrogenedentota bacterium, the genomic segment AATGGAGACCAGGTCACTTTCCGACGCAGAAGGTGGAGAAGATGATGCCGAGCAGGTCTTCGGGCGTGGTTTCGCCGGTGATTTCGCCGAGCGCCTGCAAAGCTTCGCGCAAGTCGATGGCGAGGAACTCGGGAGACTCGCCGGGGTGGCCGAGCATGCGTTCGAGCGCCGTGCAAGCGCGGCGCAGGCTGTCTTTCTGGTGCAGCCGGGTGATGAGGGCCTGGTCGGCCGCAATATGCGCGCCGCCCAGCAAGAGCCGGCCCAGGGCCGCCTCAAGGCCGTTCAGTCCTTCGCCGGTCAAGGCGGAAAGCCGGCAGACGGCGGCGGCATCGAGTCCCAGTGGCGGCGGTTCCGCTTCTGGGGCCAAATCCGTTTTATTGAGTACGATAACGATGGGCGTCGCGAGGGCGCCGAGGTCGCGCGCGATGGCCCGGTCCTCTTCGGTGAGCGGTTGCGAAGCGTCGATGACCAGAAGGATCAAATTCGCGTTTTGCAGCGCTTCCCGCGCGCGGTCGACGCCGATGCGCTCGACTTCGTCGTCCGTCGCGCGCAGCCCGGCCATATCGACGAGCCGCACGGGCACGCCCGCTATGGTGATGTACTCTTCGATGCGGTCGCGCGTCGTGCCCGCATGCGCCGAAACGATGGCCCGCGCGTCGCGGAGCAGCGCGTTGAACAGGCTTGACTTGCCGACGTTGGGGCGGCCCGCGATGGCCGCGACGGCGCCCTCGCGCACCAGCCGGCCTGCGTCCGCCGTGTCGATCAAGGCGAGCATGTCCGCGTGCGCATGGCGCAGTTCGTCAAGTAACGCGGGCGTCACGAGGTCCGGCAAGTCTTCCTCGGGGAAATCGACGGCGGCTTCGATGTGCGCCAGCGCGTGCCTTATCCGG encodes:
- the mnmE gene encoding tRNA uridine-5-carboxymethylaminomethyl(34) synthesis GTPase MnmE codes for the protein MAHDDTIAAIATPPGEGGIGIVRLSGAQAFGIAARVFRPSRGRAFAPARRRVHHGHIHDARGNALDEVLVHVMRAPRSYTREDVVEINAHGGAAPLNAILEACLEAGARLARPGEFTLRAFLNGRIDLVQAEAVIDTIRARTRAALLAANAAASGRLSRELHAMRDRIRHALAHIEAAVDFPEEDLPDLVTPALLDELRHAHADMLALIDTADAGRLVREGAVAAIAGRPNVGKSSLFNALLRDARAIVSAHAGTTRDRIEEYITIAGVPVRLVDMAGLRATDDEVERIGVDRAREALQNANLILLVIDASQPLTEEDRAIARDLGALATPIVIVLNKTDLAPEAEPPPLGLDAAAVCRLSALTGEGLNGLEAALGRLLLGGAHIAADQALITRLHQKDSLRRACTALERMLGHPGESPEFLAIDLREALQALGEITGETTPEDLLGIIFSTFCVGK